In Anaerobacillus sp. CMMVII, a single window of DNA contains:
- a CDS encoding STAS domain-containing protein, which translates to MNLEVDHIEKAAKHYLYLKGEIDVYTSDKLRSTLLPLTEQKDCEIIVDFSLVNYIDSTGLGIFIGALKSTHKHDSSFILTGMNERVRRLFHITGLDEVMNIEEESTREEAK; encoded by the coding sequence ATGAATTTAGAAGTTGACCACATAGAAAAAGCGGCAAAACATTACTTATACCTAAAGGGAGAAATAGATGTTTACACATCAGATAAACTAAGAAGTACATTATTACCTTTAACGGAACAGAAAGATTGTGAGATAATCGTTGATTTTTCTCTGGTTAATTATATCGATAGTACTGGGCTAGGGATTTTTATTGGTGCTTTAAAGTCTACCCATAAACATGATAGTTCGTTTATATTGACCGGAATGAATGAAAGAGTTCGGCGTTTATTTCATATTACTGGGCTAGATGAAGTCATGAACATCGAGGAAGAAAGTACGAGGGAGGAAGCGAAGTGA
- the rsbW gene encoding anti-sigma B factor RsbW: MSQTSDFLEMKVPAKPEYVGVVRLTISGIANRLGYTYDDIEDIKIAVAEACTNVVNHAYKENDGQMTIGCGVYHDRLEIMVADRGQSFSVADLKGSLGPINADKPIAQLKEGGLGLFLIDTLMDKVEISNDAGVIIIMTKFLQRGEVEQNVGRISATITDRQ, translated from the coding sequence GTGAGTCAAACATCGGATTTCTTAGAAATGAAGGTTCCAGCCAAACCTGAATATGTAGGTGTCGTTCGCTTAACGATTTCCGGGATCGCTAATCGGCTCGGATATACTTATGACGATATAGAAGACATTAAAATCGCCGTTGCTGAAGCGTGTACAAATGTTGTTAACCATGCTTATAAAGAGAATGATGGTCAAATGACCATAGGGTGTGGGGTCTATCACGATCGCTTAGAAATTATGGTTGCAGATCGTGGGCAAAGTTTCTCGGTTGCAGATCTAAAAGGGAGTTTAGGGCCGATTAATGCGGATAAACCGATTGCTCAGTTGAAGGAAGGTGGCCTAGGTTTATTTTTAATCGACACTTTAATGGATAAAGTGGAGATCAGCAATGATGCAGGTGTGATTATCATCATGACTAAGTTCCTACAAAGAGGTGAGGTGGAACAGAATGTCGGACGGATTTCAGCAACAATCACAGATCGACAATAA
- the sigB gene encoding RNA polymerase sigma factor SigB, with the protein MSDGFQQQSQIDNNIEQLIREFQQSQSEEVQTKLVKNYEALVHTLAKKFSRGRGYDEDLIQVGMIGLLGALRRFDPTVGRSFESFAVPTIIGEIKRYIRDKTWSVHVPRRIKELGPKIKNAVEKLTTELQRSPKVIEIANYLEVTEEEVLETMEMSRSYQALSVDRSIEADQEGGAMTLLDLVGATDTGFEKTEQQLLIEKAFSVLTEREKQILYCTFYEGLSQKETGDKLEISQMHVSRLQRRALEKIKASLPVKATECL; encoded by the coding sequence ATGTCGGACGGATTTCAGCAACAATCACAGATCGACAATAACATAGAACAACTAATAAGAGAATTCCAGCAATCACAATCAGAAGAAGTACAAACAAAACTCGTCAAAAATTACGAAGCGTTAGTTCATACGTTAGCTAAGAAATTTTCCAGGGGTAGAGGATATGATGAGGATCTTATACAAGTAGGAATGATTGGGCTATTAGGGGCATTGCGCAGGTTTGACCCTACAGTAGGCCGCAGCTTTGAATCGTTTGCGGTACCAACAATTATTGGTGAGATTAAAAGATATATAAGAGACAAGACATGGAGCGTTCATGTGCCAAGAAGGATTAAGGAACTTGGACCTAAAATAAAAAATGCAGTAGAGAAATTAACAACAGAGCTACAACGATCACCAAAAGTGATTGAAATAGCGAACTACTTAGAAGTAACAGAAGAAGAAGTGTTAGAAACGATGGAAATGTCGCGAAGTTATCAAGCACTTTCAGTTGATCGTTCAATAGAAGCTGATCAAGAAGGTGGAGCTATGACATTACTTGACTTAGTAGGAGCGACGGATACAGGGTTTGAAAAGACGGAACAGCAGTTATTGATCGAAAAGGCTTTTTCTGTGCTTACAGAAAGGGAGAAACAAATACTATATTGCACCTTTTATGAAGGGCTTAGTCAAAAGGAAACTGGTGATAAACTAGAAATCTCTCAGATGCATGTTTCAAGACTACAAAGGCGGGCGTTAGAAAAAATAAAAGCTTCGTTACCTGTAAAAGCTACGGAGTGTTTATAG
- a CDS encoding SpoIIE family protein phosphatase, with amino-acid sequence MTRIQSLKYVDVAFLQAAKNNSSWCGDAFSCVESEGYFICAVSDGLGSGQLAYEASKVVMNYIRENHHEELTMIMENCNRLLFNKRGVVLSILKVDYIKKEIIYTNTGNINCVFYSPEGILTRTIPRRGFLSGKKVTFTTQHLPYQTGTRFIVFTDGIDLQTSLQKVILKENNIADVVQTVKKLVDPKKDDMTFLVGDVLR; translated from the coding sequence ATGACCCGAATTCAATCTTTAAAATATGTAGATGTAGCCTTTCTCCAAGCAGCTAAAAACAATAGCTCCTGGTGTGGCGATGCTTTTTCTTGTGTTGAAAGTGAGGGTTACTTTATTTGCGCAGTATCTGATGGACTTGGTAGCGGTCAATTAGCTTATGAAGCTTCTAAGGTAGTGATGAATTATATCCGAGAAAATCACCATGAAGAATTAACAATGATAATGGAAAATTGTAATCGATTATTATTTAATAAACGCGGAGTTGTTCTTTCAATTTTGAAAGTTGATTATATAAAAAAAGAAATAATTTATACAAACACAGGTAATATTAATTGTGTTTTTTATTCTCCTGAAGGTATTTTAACCAGGACCATCCCAAGAAGAGGGTTTCTTTCGGGGAAGAAGGTTACTTTTACGACACAACACCTTCCATATCAAACCGGTACCCGGTTTATAGTTTTTACAGACGGTATCGATTTACAGACTAGTTTACAAAAGGTGATTTTGAAAGAAAACAACATTGCTGATGTCGTTCAAACCGTGAAGAAACTTGTAGATCCAAAGAAAGATGACATGACATTTCTAGTTGGGGATGTACTAAGGTGA
- a CDS encoding Tex family protein codes for MEEKKQTMLQLLMKETEFTKKSIENVVSLIEEGNTVPFIARYRKELTGSLDEVQIRTIVDRWTYINNLETRKEEVIRLIQEQDKLTEELQQAISKSTKLQEVEDLYRPYKQKRRTRATVAKEKGLEPFATWLFTFPADGSVEETASQYISEEKEVHTAEDAIQGAKDIIAEWVSDDPEIRKVVRELTFKEGKLVSTSKDVEKDEKGVYEMYYEYEEQVSKIVPHRILALNRGEKDGVLKVALATPLAKIITLIERKYIKKSHSLVTPYIRDAISDSYKRLIEPSIEREIRKELSEKAEDQAIHIFSENLRNLLLQPPLKGRVVLGVDPAYRTGCKLAIVDETGKVLHISVIYPTPPKSEIEKGKQIVKELIKKHDIEVIAVGNGTASRETEQFIADVIKEVDKEVYYLIVNEAGASVYSASPLGREEFPDLQVEERSAISIARRLQDPLAELVKIDPKSVGVGQYQHDVTQSKLNDSLTFVVETVVNQVGVNVNTASSSLLQYVSGLSKSVANNIVKKREEEGKFSNRSQLKKIPRLGAKTYEQCIGFLRVIDGDDPLDQTGIHPESYKETKKLLKQVGAKPEQIGSTQLSEQLKEINIEKMAAELEVGIPTLQDIVDALIRPLRDPRDEVATPLLKKDVLQMEDLQTGMELQGTIRNVVDFGAFVDIGVKQDGLVHISKLTNRFVKHPMEVVSVGDVVTVWVDSVDVKKQRIALTMLKPEKQIVG; via the coding sequence ATGGAAGAGAAAAAACAAACAATGCTGCAATTGCTGATGAAAGAAACAGAGTTTACAAAAAAGTCAATTGAAAATGTTGTTTCCTTAATTGAAGAAGGAAACACTGTTCCCTTTATAGCTCGGTATCGTAAGGAGTTAACTGGCTCCCTTGATGAGGTGCAAATTAGAACTATCGTCGATAGATGGACATATATAAATAACTTAGAGACAAGAAAAGAGGAAGTTATTCGCTTGATCCAAGAGCAGGACAAGCTTACAGAAGAACTTCAACAGGCAATTTCAAAATCTACGAAGCTTCAGGAAGTAGAAGATTTGTATCGACCTTATAAGCAAAAGCGTCGTACTAGAGCAACGGTAGCAAAGGAAAAAGGTCTAGAACCGTTTGCTACTTGGCTATTTACGTTCCCTGCTGATGGCAGTGTAGAGGAGACAGCTTCTCAATATATTTCTGAAGAAAAAGAAGTACATACGGCGGAAGATGCGATACAAGGAGCAAAAGATATTATTGCTGAATGGGTATCTGATGATCCAGAGATTCGCAAGGTAGTTCGAGAGCTAACCTTTAAAGAAGGAAAACTCGTTTCGACATCTAAAGATGTGGAGAAGGATGAAAAAGGCGTCTATGAAATGTATTACGAATACGAGGAGCAGGTTAGTAAAATTGTACCGCACCGTATTTTAGCTTTAAATAGAGGTGAGAAAGATGGGGTTTTAAAAGTTGCTCTTGCTACACCACTAGCCAAAATTATTACGCTTATTGAAAGAAAGTACATAAAAAAAAGTCACTCCCTGGTGACTCCATATATAAGAGATGCTATTAGTGATAGCTACAAACGATTAATTGAGCCTTCAATCGAAAGAGAAATTCGCAAGGAGTTGTCTGAGAAAGCGGAAGATCAAGCGATTCATATTTTTTCTGAAAATCTACGTAACTTGTTATTACAACCTCCTCTAAAAGGAAGAGTGGTTTTAGGGGTTGACCCAGCTTATCGTACAGGATGTAAATTGGCGATTGTAGATGAGACAGGAAAAGTCTTGCATATTTCTGTTATCTATCCGACACCACCAAAAAGTGAGATAGAAAAAGGGAAACAAATCGTTAAAGAATTAATAAAAAAACACGACATCGAAGTAATCGCCGTAGGGAACGGAACGGCTTCACGAGAAACAGAACAATTTATTGCAGACGTTATTAAGGAAGTAGACAAAGAAGTGTATTATCTAATCGTAAATGAAGCCGGGGCGAGTGTTTATTCTGCATCTCCGCTTGGGAGGGAAGAGTTCCCTGATTTGCAGGTTGAGGAAAGAAGTGCAATCTCGATTGCTAGAAGGCTTCAAGATCCGTTAGCTGAGTTAGTAAAAATTGACCCTAAGTCAGTGGGGGTTGGTCAATATCAGCATGATGTAACCCAATCGAAACTGAATGATTCACTAACCTTTGTTGTAGAAACAGTAGTTAACCAAGTAGGGGTTAATGTTAATACAGCTTCGAGTTCGTTGCTTCAATATGTTTCTGGGTTATCGAAATCAGTTGCAAATAACATCGTGAAAAAACGTGAAGAAGAAGGAAAGTTTTCGAATCGAAGTCAACTAAAGAAAATTCCTCGTCTTGGTGCGAAGACATACGAGCAATGTATTGGGTTTTTACGAGTGATTGACGGAGATGATCCATTAGATCAAACCGGCATTCACCCAGAAAGCTACAAAGAAACCAAAAAGTTGCTGAAGCAAGTAGGGGCTAAACCGGAACAGATTGGTTCAACGCAATTAAGTGAACAACTAAAGGAAATTAATATTGAAAAGATGGCGGCAGAGTTGGAGGTTGGAATTCCGACGTTGCAGGATATTGTTGATGCATTAATCCGTCCATTACGTGATCCTCGTGATGAGGTGGCAACGCCACTTTTGAAAAAAGATGTATTGCAGATGGAGGATTTACAAACAGGGATGGAATTGCAAGGTACGATCCGCAATGTTGTAGACTTTGGAGCTTTCGTCGATATTGGTGTTAAGCAAGATGGGCTCGTTCATATATCAAAACTAACCAATCGTTTTGTGAAGCACCCCATGGAAGTTGTTTCTGTTGGTGATGTTGTTACAGTTTGGGTAGATTCCGTTGATGTCAAGAAACAACGGATTGCATTAACGATGTTAAAACCAGAAAAACAAATTGTAGGATAG
- the cmpA gene encoding cortex morphogenetic protein CmpA, with protein sequence MPDWLQKQLQNAFLEKNRHQIRLLNQCWYYYHRRYEPENIGRKHTK encoded by the coding sequence GTGCCTGACTGGCTGCAAAAGCAACTACAAAATGCTTTCCTCGAGAAAAACCGACATCAAATTCGGCTTTTAAACCAATGCTGGTATTACTACCATCGGAGGTATGAACCAGAAAATATCGGAAGAAAACATACAAAGTAA
- a CDS encoding SprT family protein, with protein sequence MNDFQLQELVEEISRDFFEWPFKHKALFNPRLRTTGGRYLLRSHNIEINPKQYEHFGMEALVGIIKHELCHYHLHIQKRGYRHIDKDFQELLTKVDGTKYCGAIPGLRRTSKTLHVYTCTDCNTIFNRKREIDTSKYVCGKCKGKIRKTKTFKTS encoded by the coding sequence ATGAATGATTTTCAGTTACAGGAGTTAGTTGAAGAAATATCTAGGGATTTTTTTGAATGGCCTTTTAAGCATAAAGCTTTATTTAATCCTAGACTTAGAACAACAGGTGGGAGATATCTTCTGAGATCGCATAATATTGAAATCAATCCAAAACAATATGAACATTTCGGGATGGAGGCATTGGTAGGAATTATCAAACATGAACTTTGCCATTATCATTTACATATTCAAAAAAGGGGTTATCGCCATATTGATAAAGACTTTCAAGAGTTACTTACAAAAGTAGATGGAACTAAATACTGTGGTGCAATTCCTGGACTAAGAAGGACTAGTAAGACCCTTCATGTGTATACTTGTACGGATTGTAATACTATCTTTAATCGAAAAAGGGAGATTGATACAAGTAAATATGTATGTGGGAAGTGTAAAGGGAAAATCAGGAAGACAAAAACTTTCAAAACAAGTTGA